In Besnoitia besnoiti strain Bb-Ger1 chromosome I, whole genome shotgun sequence, the genomic window gcctccggcgcgtgGGTCTTACGTCGTGCTGGAAGACGAGCGAGCAGCTCCACGCCGTCTTGTCACCAGCCTTCTTTCCCGCCCCGGCGCGGCGTTGGGTTCGCCACACGAAaaccttcttctcgctcgtctgcgcaAGCAAATGGAACACAGTACGAGGCAAAACGATGTGCCGGAGATGAACAAGCAAGGGGacgaagcgcatgcgcgcccaCGCGATgagagcgccagcgccgcgcgaaacACAGACGAAAGCCTACACGAATACAAATAGGTCTAGACAGATGCTGATGTGTACCCTGCATATTCAGCTGGGCGTAAATCGGGATGGGTGGGTGCGATAGAGGTGCCCAGTACACTGCAAAGCATCCTGCGTTCTTCCTTCCGGCAGCAGTCTCCTGTTGCTCCTCGCTGGCTGCGAAGGTCCAGGTGCCCGCGTTACCGCTTTGCCAGACGCACATGGGCTGCGagcagagacgcctgcggATCCCAGGCGACGCCTTTGACCATGCCCGACTCGCCGTCCGGGAGAGCGACGACCGTGGTGATTTCTTGCCTTCTGATGTCTACCAGCGCGATCCTGCGGAAAAGCAAAGGCAACGCTGCAACCCCCTTTCCAACAGGTCGCCGCAGAGTCATCCGCGAAGCCAGATCGCAACAGGAGCCCAGCGACGGGAGACAGGCGGCAGGCCCGCCCTGCTCACGCTTCACCCCTAGGCAAAGATGTGCGAGCCCCCGACAGAGACTGCAAGAGCAGGAAAAGAAGCGGGTCGCGgccagcagaggcagagacgacaatgaaagcgacagcgacgTTTCGCGGGCGAAAGCGGTGCAGAGCACGACGGCACGGACGGCAACGAAATGGGACACCTCTCCGTCATGCGAGCGACAGGAGCGCCTGTTATAGGAGGGGCTGCGAGAGTCCTGGACATCGTGTGTCTAGCTGGCGCCTTCAGGGGAGAAGCCAGCCCAGCGATGCAACGAAAGGAGAGCGACCTGCAATGCGCAGCGTGGACGGCGTCATCCATGGAGTAAGCGTGAGAGGCCCAGTACGCCATAAACCTTGCGCGTAGCCACAGGCGCTTGAGCAGGCCCCAGAGAAGAGGGCGGGGTGAGGGCAGCGATAGAACGTCCGGCGATCTCCCCCCTCTCTAGTGAAACCCGCCACACGGCAGGAAAAGGCGCAGCTCGCTccgaagcgcgcggcgtcgatgTCTTTGAACGAGCTGTGTGAGCGCAGACGCATGGGATGGCTTGTTTGATATTGATGGACCCGCGAGGTCTTCTCCCGTGTGTGTCGACGAACGCCCCACCCACCCCCCTtcggccccccccccccccccccccccccccccccaccccgtTCCCCCTGCCTCTTactttccgcttcctccagcgagggcgacagTTCGGCTGTCGTGGCACCAGCACATGTCGAAGACGTGCCCCACAGCGGAGCACAGACACGCCGACACCTGTCGCCACTTCTCTGCGTAGACGCCTGCACTTGACGCCTGGCCGCTGGCACCGGGCCTTGCGGGCTTCAGCCAGGGCGCTGCGCACGGGGACGGGTAGAAAGACGGGCACAGGCAGGgcacgccggcggagcgcgaggaagacgcacaTGAAAAGGCCAAGGATGTCGCGTCCTGTCGCGCGTTCtttcccttcttctctggcagcggcgacggcgtcgaggGGAGATTCAGCGCGTAGATAAAGAGGttgccctcggcgtcgcaggtGGCTAGATACTCGCCAGTGGGCGCCCAACGGAGAGTGGTGATCTCCGAGCGATGCTCCGCGGCAGTCCACACGCAGGCCGCCACCGtcagcggcgggcgggacagcgccggcggctctcgattgggcgcggaggctgccgaTGGCAGGACGGACGAGGCCGACGCggcacgcagcgcctcggcgccgtcctCCTTGGCGACGCTCGGCGGAGCGTCTCCACCCGGCGTcgcgggaggaggagacgccggcggcgaggcctcgcacTTTCGGCGCTTCTGGGACCCCGGCGGGCCGCCGGAGTCCTCGCCCGCAGCCTTTGTGTTCAAAAGCGATCGCACCAGAGCAGGCGAGTGCGAGTGGAGTGCCCAAATCTTCACGCAGTTCGCGGCTGCGGTCGCCAGGCGCTCCAGGTCCCAAGGCGCGGCATGCGGCTGGAAGTCGAGAGAGGTGATGGGCAAGCCACCGTGGTGGACTTGGAGAAGGCGCTCGACAAACATTGCGAGGCAgcaagcgaaaaaaagaTCGACGGAAAGAAGTGGAACAgaaacgcgcagcagcatgcACGAGCCAATGAGAAAGAACCGCGGCCTCAGGAGGGGGAACTTGTCCGTGCGACCAGAAGCAGGGCCGCGGTGCTGTGTGGAAGGCTTTACGACCAGGAGACGGGGCCTTTTCACGGCCTCCATGCAACGGCAACGGGGAATGGAGGCGACGCCACAAAGAACTCCATCACTGGTAGCGCGTCTTGAATCACGCGTCTCGCTTACGCCGCTTTGGCCATTTTCCCTTTCTGCAGAATCAACCCCGTTCGGAGGCGGCTCTAGAGGGAAGCGACCTTGGATACGTGCTGGGATGCAGATTGAGGCTCCGCTTGGAGACCCGAAATCTGGCACGCTCTCACACGGCGTGTGTACGTTCTTCAAGGAGAATCAGAGACGTTGAGTTCGCACGCGTTCGCGGCGTTTGAATATCGAGCATACCGTGCCATGTCAGATACAGAAGGCAAAATGTAGAGTTGACGGGGCGGCAATCCACATGGAAATGCCATCACCGCCAAGGCGAAATACAAGACGGAATCACGGGGCCGGAACACACAGTAGAGTTTGTAATGGGGCGGATACAACACTCGGATACAAGCACGAGCGCACAGTAGAGCATGCCAAGACACCGCGCCCGCACACAACAGGGACGCAGAATCCACAGAATTGCAACGGCAGCAGGGAAAGCGATGACGAAGAGTTGTCGCGTCCGCTCTCGAAAATTCAGAAAGAAGTACGCGGACGAGCACTACGAAACGTAAGCGAAAAAGCGGAGCCAATTCCAAGGGGCAAATGAGGAGACAGGAATTGGACACAGGAGAACAACATCCACGTACGCGCGGGCGACTGAGGAGATCGCCAAAACAGTCACCACTAGGCGGGAAGAAAAGCACTAAAATGCATTGAAGAGGCTAGAAAACGATCACTCTTGGCCATTAGTTAGCATGAAGCGGTAGCCGATCGTCGGACGGCGGGCTTTTCACGAGGCACGTAATCAAATACTTGCGGTGCGAAAAGTCGCGTGTGGCCTGCGACAGCCTGATTGTGGTCACTGAGCGATGTTCTCCGCGGACGCTACTTGATGCACCCACGCAGTTCACGACAGAAAACAAGGAAACGCTTAAGCAAGGCCGAGGCACGCTGCGTAGCAAGGTATAAGATGTCAGATGCCGTCACAGGCCTCAATCCCGAGACTCGTGCTACGTCCAGAGGAACTCGTCAGCTACCGGGTGGTCAAAACTCTCGCCAAACGAGAAGGCTTGGAGACCGGAGGGGCGGGCTCAGCCCCCTCCGACCTCGTGATGAAGAGCGACTTAAGGGCTCACAACAGCTCTACCGACTCCCAGGAGCATGCAACTTTGGAGACCCTGGCGGCCCTCGGGTCACTCCCGCTTAATCGACCCAAGTCAGTAGCGTAAGGGCCGCTTTTTCTCGCGGACGCTCAGGCCGGAATCAGCCCCGCCTGTGTTCAGCGAATGGCTCTTCGCTTCTGGTGCTCTGGCATGTCGAATCTTGGGTCCGCCGCATCCAAACGCAGCGACACAATCGCATGCTACAAGCCGCAAATCTCGTCGGCAGATCAGCACGCCTCTCACTGGAGAGTACATCATGCGTTGCACGGAGTCGTTCCTGCGCACAGGGAGTCGGTACCAGCTTGTTTTCGGCATCTTACCTAATCAATAGCGCACCAAAGAGGGAACTCAGTTTGGTCCGGTTACGCGGAGACACAGTATCTTGAGTAACGCCTTCAGTGCTCCCAGGAGACTTGGAAGACAGACTACACTTCAAAAAAGCAACAGGCCGAATTCTATTCCTTCATGACACAAACCGGACCGACGGGTCATCAGCGCACCGTATGTACTGACCGGTAGCGCTGCGCTGACGCATCCTACCTTGCGACGGCCACCGAAATACCAGGTCAGCACCCGTACGCCGATTGTTGGCTTTCGTGCATACGAGCTATCACAGCTTCTGCCGCACCGCATCTCGGTGCGGGTGACTGTCCGTTAGGAAGGAAGGCTCACAGCCACTAGAAACCATAAAACGCGGAATTCTGCAGTGTCgtttctctcgccgccttTCGGTTGTCGGATGGAATGATTAAGTTCAAGAACGCTGTCATGTGTCGTCACAAGCGCTACCGTTTTGCCAGACAGGGTTGCTGAATTTGCTACGTGTAAAAGATGCGACGAATCAGTACTGTAACACACTCTTGAGCTGCAAGTGGTCCCCTATAAACGCAGTCCATGCTGTTTAACACAGTGTTCGCTTCCGTAGTAGTAGCGACTGTCCCTGTTGATACTATCTGCTAGTCGCGCGGGGTCATACCGGGCACTCTTGGCCAGATGACGTTGGAAGTGAAATGAATTACACATGGGCATGTAATACAGCAACCATGAGCAGTTGGCCTTACTTTCCATAGGGCACTCATTGACACGGATCCTGTAAACAGTTCGCCCATCGGAGGTGCAGCCCCACCACGAAGCGCCAACCGGATAACACCCTACGTGCCGAAGCCTTTCGTTCATCTGCCAATTCCTCCGGCAGACGAACGCTTCACTTGCCGTGGCAACATGGGGGACACACAAAAAAGGCTGGAGTTAACAAGGCAAGAATagtcgcgtctgcctcatAACAcaaggggggggcggggggaggggggggcatGGCGAGCTGTGCTCCCCCTCTAACAAGGCCCGTCCTGATTCCTGGTACAGACCTTACACACAAATATATCAAAGCCCTACATGACACTTGAAGGAATAAGACGATCGTACTCATCGATTGCCCCCGAGTTTCTATGTGAAAGCTAGTTCTGTACACAAGAACCACGAATGAAGCCCATATGGTGTCACACCAGAGAGCGGTTGCCGAGACACGCGCTCTCAATGACAAAAAAGTCCTGACCCTGGGACAAGACTaacagacgacgaggagagttATAATACGCTTCACTGAATGCCGGATTTCTTCCTACAATCCACACACTGTCGGCACAACGCACTGAGCCCAAGTTTTGCACACGAAACAGCTCTTCACCATCTGCTGAATCCCTTCTTCTAGTACGACGCCAAGATTGCCCGAGAGCTATCTCCGCAGACAAGGACTTCTTAAGTCGACATGCCTTCAGCGGCGAAGCGACAAACCTTGCCTGCATCGCTCTCCTCTAGTTCAGGGAAAATCAACATCGACATCCCTCCAACACACCGTCTCTTTCGCTCCTCACTTCAACAACGGGGAGCAGACAGCCAGTCTCTGCAATAGCACATACTCGAAGACCGCCTTTGCCCCTCACGCATGAGGCTGACCGGAAGACTTCTGTGCCGTGACTCAACCAATTTACTCTCGTACACAACCTCGTCGTCTGATTCTTTCATCGGCTTTGTTCAGTTTCAACGACAGACCCGGTACCACCCCCCAGCTTCCCCCACGCCGGTCTGATCCTCGGTACGGCCACCTACCCGCATGTTGAGAATTAACGAACTGGAACATAAGAAGCGTGGCTTCGAGACACATGTTCACCAATACCAAACAACCAGGAGTAGTTTCTACGGACACGCGGCAGAAACGCGGAATCCCGGTCGACGGAAATAACGATGCCCTACCAAAACGAGAGATCTCACCATCAGCTATGCGAATGTTttgcgacgcgcgagacttGCTCGGACAATGCAAAGCAcataaaaaaaaaaaaaacaatgCGACGGTAATTCAACCCCAATTAGGCCCTATCCTTCACCTGACATTTCCCAAACTACACACCAGAGCTCACATCTGCTCTGTGCACGCTTCGGCTGCCCCTCCCCTCCGATCTGTGCTCTTTACAAAGACCTCCCTCCTCGTGCTCAACAGAAAGAAAGAGCTATGGATCTTCGCCGTTAATTGATTCAGTGCATTCCTCATCCTTCCACAAAACTGTACACCGCCTCCCGTTCtagcagagagggaggaagagtCAAAACTGAAGACGGCCAAATATAGACGCCCCACCGAACACAGATCAAATCCATCCCAACGCACAGAACGCGGTCACTCGGCGGTAATTGATACACAATTCTCCTTTTTCCCTGCCGAAATCCCTTGGCAGAGGACAAAAACCCCGGGGGGAATCGGGCCTTTTGGGAATCGCTGAACGCAGCCTCTCCCAATCCATCATCCCCTTTGTCGCAGGGCCTCCGTCCTGTCGGCAGACGCATTCTCTGGACCAGAAATAAGCAAAATCCCCATTTCGACAACAAAACCTCAAACACTAGCGCGACACAACTCTCCACCGACACCACCGTCCGACAAGAGACAAAGCATCTGGCTCTCTTTGGACACCGTCCATACTCTGctccgcgcagagagaacaTGGATAGGGGGAAGTTATGAAAAAAATGAAAAGCACCCTGGGCTGTTGACCCGAACACAGACTAAAACGGCAGACTGGACCACCAAGAGACACGAGAATCAGGACTCCGGCAGAATGCTACCCTGCTCTTGCCCTTCATAtccctcgcgctctcgaAAAATAGGTTaataaaaaaaaaaaaaaaatcatCCTCAAAAAGACACACGCCTCCTCCAGACGAGGTCGCGTCTTCACCAACACCACAAAAAGTACGGGAATTCCTCCGGGTCAAGCCTGTCCCATGCAAGAGCACAGGATGGCGCATAGGCACGAAACGAAGCATGCCAGTCGACGACGAAACTCTAGGGAGCCGTGTTTCTACCCGGTAGGCCCGTTACCTCCCAGCCGCCCTCTTGCGTTCCGTGTGAGACGGCTTTGCAGCACAGATGAGCCTCCCCGTCTGGCGACTTGCTCGCTGCCTGCTACCAGCACAGAAAAAAGTATATATCCCTTTTTCTCTGGGAAGTCCGCCACATCCGCTGGTCCGTTGGTTAGACTTGCAAACGACAGGGAGGCATGGAACCAGGAAGACGCACGCACACATGAGTGAGGAGTAAAAAATTCATGTGAAGCAACACAACAAACTCGAGACCGTATCACAGACTTGCTTTCCTCAAGGAcatctccttcgcgcgcgtcttgcgCCATCAGACAGCAAAAACCACACGCAGCAAGCCCTTGTCGCAGTGTGACACACGTTTGACACGCCGAGTGCACCTCGTCGAATGAAAACGAAAGGAGAAGCGTTCCTGGAAAACGAGTGCCGGAATAGAAACTAGCGACCGGTTTCGTGTCAAGCAAAGGCGACAGGCACGTGGGAAACATAGTCCTCTCTTGTCCTGCGCATCCGTTGACCTCGTCCTTCTCTTTGCTCCAGACCTGCAACCCTCGGGAATCCCCGCCTGTTTACATAGCCCCTACGCTGAGTTGTAGCAGCTGAGGCAATAAAATGATAGAAGACAACTACTGGCgacacgcacgcgcggaAGTGTGCACGACGACACGTCTCGATAGTCGCGAAGACTAGAACACGTGTATGAACTTGCAGTAGCGAAAAAATGCACATACGTGTTCTTGGCGTGCATCCAAATTTGAATACAGGCGCGACACCACATGTGCACGTGCGTGCGTGGTTACCTGCACACATGCACGTGATGTACCACAAGGGCGCATTGCACAGGCCCCCTAATGAACGGGCAACATGTCAGAGAGGACCACAGCAGTGAGGATGAATTCCCGGGAACAAACACTTTGGCAGCGTGGTCTTTGCCGCTTCCAAAGGTGTGAAGACGAACCGAATATGACTAACTGTATAGACACAGACCATTCTTTCGCTCGCCGACGGCCCGTGCACCCGAcgcacacatacacatcaaATGACTATAGTAAAAAGATATGTGGCTGCTGGCCGTACACGTCGGAATAACTGAACTTTCGGCCTCCTTCCCGCCATGGACGCTCCGCGAGGAACCGAAAGCACGCAAGAGGAACAGAATAAAAGCTAAGCATGCCGCCTCCAGTGTGAACAAAATGCACACTGCTGCTGCACGGCCCCAAGGCGACGGTAGCTTTTACAAACATGAGTACACTCACGCCGAAAGCGCACGTCCTTGATGCTACACTACGCATACCCCagtggctgcgcgcgcgagcacCTTCGCGATTCAAAACGAAGCGCagagcctcgcctgcgcgcgtttGGCCGTGCACAAAAGCAAAGCAAACACGCGTATAGTCTTCGAAGGGAAACTCAAAGGCTTCGTCCGGGGAAGAAGGCACCCCGGCGCGCGTTCTGTGCCGGGGCATGACGGGAACTGACGTGACACACAAGTGTAGAAATGAGGGAGAAACAAACTGAGGAAGGAAAATACCAGTTCGCGGCCTTGCAAGTGGTGAAACCAAGACACGACTCTACACAGAGTAGCAAGGCTACTGGTTACCCTACACGCGACCCCCGAAGAGTCCGTGGGCATCAGACCGAGAGGACTGCAACAATGGGGAAACACGGACGTGACCTTTCGCGCGTTGCAGACACACCGCGTACAACTCATCATGATCGCGACGGACCAAGGTCGCTCCGGTCTCCGCAAAGCTGATGTGAGGAAATTTCAAATGTACCCCCCTTGCCACGGTCGTCAATATCCTTGACATCGGACACAAAACGCGTTACTGGGCGACACCCCGAATCCACTCTCCAGCGCCCCTCACCGGAGAGACACTGAAGGGCACGTTTAATGACACTCAGATACGAGGGGAAAGACAAGTAAAAGAAATTCCTTGCATTGCACAGTTTGTCGATCCCAAACCCGCCGCACACTCAGGTAGCCGGAGCAGCGAACTGAAGTGACAAGAGAACTGTACGGAAATGCAAGTTTGCAGAAACGGATCGTCGTCGATCTCACACCGTTGGCCCTCGCCCCCACTCAGGTTCCCCGATGCCTCGTCAGAGTATCTATTCGGGATGAATACGACAAGGGATTGGACGCAGAGGGGTCTTTGTCTCTGACACTAGTTACGACCACTTTTAGGCCGCAGTCCGCGACTCATCCCTCGGCCGTCTGGAGGATTCGCACGAACGGGACACCGGACAGCAGCTGCCAGAGGGTCGTTTTCGACGTGGCTGCTGACGAGTGCTGGCCAGATACCATTCGGCGTGAAAAAGGTTGCATTTctcagacgcagacgcgcaggcgttCTGCACCTGCACAGACGAGAGAGGGCTCGCCTCCGGGCGACAACTCCGTCGCCGTGCGTcgtccccctcccccccacgATCGCCCATCCCGTCCCTACGAAGGAGCTTCAATTTGTCGGCTCCACGAGGAGTCCCAAGCTGTGgagcagcgcgaaggcgtctTGGAAGGTGGGGTTGCCAGTCGCTGGAGTTGTCTCCTGTCCCAAGGCCGTCTTAGCCTCGTCTCCCTTAGAGGGCACGCTTCCCACAGTTGACATCGTGGTGCAGCTTTGGTCCTCGGCCACGttttcctcgtcgtcgcacAAGAAATCACGGTTGAGCTTCTCGATGTCTTGCAGAAGGAAGGACGAATCGCATCCTACCTCATCGCTGCCACTGGAAGCGTCGGTCGAGtagagagagggaaacgaCTCCAGGTCAGACAGAAGCGACTGCAGGGGGGAAAAAGGGCcgccgagcggcgacgcgttcCCCTCTGTCTGCGACGAAAAGTCCTCCTTTCTGTACAGCTCGCTACGCTCGTCGAACCCCATGCTGCTCGCCACTGGACGGAACCCCGTAGTTCGATTCTGAACCGCCTGCGTGGACCCACACACTTTGTCATCCCAGCCCAGCTCGCGCCCGGCCCCGTTGGagaacgcagacgcgggGAAGGGCAGCGGAGAAATGTAAGTGCCGCTCGCTACCGAATCGTAGGAGCTCGCCGGCGACTGGGATCCAGCAgcaagcagaggagacggcgagaagtAGCTGCTGGCGCTCACGGTGGTGGGCGTCGTGCCGCCCTCCGAGAGGGCCGGCGCGAACTGCAGGCATCCCGCGAAGCGATCAAAACCGTCGTCACCACCTGCGCACGTCGAGGACGAATCCGGTGACGCGCTCCCTGTCATTCCGCCAATGAGGCCGGACGCACACGTCCGACGGAGGGTGGTAGcatcgcgccgcgccgcgtggaCATCATCGCTCACTCGGGAGAACGCGGAAAAGCATGCAGACGGCACACTCTCCAGCTTGTCTTGCCTCTGACGGAGGGCCGCAGCGAGGGCAGCCTCAAGCAGCTTCGTCTCACCTCTCTCTTCCACGGGACCTCGGGACTCGAGCCCAGGAGCCGGTGGAATTGAGGAAAGCAGGTGCTGCCAGGAAGCGGCAACATTCTCTCTGTTCACAGAGGGGACGCCCCTCGGTCCCTCCCTGGCCACACCTGTCGTCAAGGGCGCGAAACTCGCGCGCGACACCTGAGGCGCCGATGGGGCCCTCAGTTCCGTCACCGCTGCCGGAGCAGATTGctcagcgaagagagaacgGAAGAGCTGAGGCGCATAcgccgccagagagaggagggcgcggataCAGTCTCCCTGGTTTCGCGAATGCCTGTTCCTCTCCTGGCCTGTCTCATAAAGTCGCCGTGGCTGTTCACTCTGATCG contains:
- a CDS encoding zinc finger (CCCH type) motif-containing protein (encoded by transcript BESB_005150), with the protein product MMERNAECSGVSTPHDIVSAGIPPVRVRATFLPDAKRNVHPKRGDCKKQGRKFSSRKPLQRGQLGAEGAEDRTDSPVECSAPETSSARASSAPIAALLAIAKTAAMTEEVPLKGIILANRRSVFHKTRLCSRLRGNRVFCPLGDSCTFAHSEKELRPPPVLDRTKLCPSVLGKGATPCPGLARGEPCRFAHSKAEIRHTSNMFKTNMCLKWNRGKCKAGADCNHAHGEEELRFYRFLAYTNGTRDFRSEAEVGALRLGRGDEKLVAVSPSHSHAPASRDSPSGAARKAQKNESVVSSQKTRQTGSQGGKRLSASTSGGSATQSFSEVSTALQKSAFSMGNKGNVECNTTEEITKHPVSGSRLPLGADQSEQPRRLYETGQERNRHSRNQGDCIRALLSLAAYAPQLFRSLFAEQSAPAAVTELRAPSAPQVSRASFAPLTTGVAREGPRGVPSVNRENVAASWQHLLSSIPPAPGLESRGPVEERGETKLLEAALAAALRQRQDKLESVPSACFSAFSRVSDDVHAARRDATTLRRTCASGLIGGMTGSASPDSSSTCAGGDDGFDRFAGCLQFAPALSEGGTTPTTVSASSYFSPSPLLAAGSQSPASSYDSVASGTYISPLPFPASAFSNGAGRELGWDDKVCGSTQAVQNRTTGFRPVASSMGFDERSELYRKEDFSSQTEGNASPLGGPFSPLQSLLSDLESFPSLYSTDASSGSDEVGCDSSFLLQDIEKLNRDFLCDDEENVAEDQSCTTMSTVGSVPSKGDEAKTALGQETTPATGNPTFQDAFALLHSLGLLVEPTN